The genomic window cattctctgttctaaggtctctcccagctctgacattctctgttctaaggtctctcccagctctgacattctctgttctaaggtctctcccagctctgacattctctgttctaagctctctcccagctctgacattctcagctctaagatccctcccagatctgacattctctgttctaaagtccctcccagctctgacattctctgttctaaggtctctcccagctctgacattctctgttctaagctctctcccagctctgacattctctgttctaaggtccctcccagctctgacattctctgttctaagctctctcccagctctgacattctctgttctaaagtccctcccagctctgacattctctgttctaagatctctcccagctctgacattctctgttctaaggtctctcccagctctgacattctctgttctaaggtccctcccagctctgacattctcagttctaagctcctttccagctctgaaattctgggtTCTATGgtccccacccccagccctgacattctctgttagCTCTGAGAGTCTGGGTTCTGAGGCCTCTTTCAGTTCCAATATTCTGtgatctttgtctccagaagTGGTTTTCTGGTGGGCCTTAGAGCCCCTTGGACCAGTGACCTGGTCAGCTTTCAATGATTATTTCAAAGCCTGAGATTCATTGAGATTCTAAAAAAACATCTTTCCCTGTTTTTAGCTCCGGTCTGGCCATCCTCTTGCTCTTCCCTCAGTTGCCTTCTTTTCCTTGGAGCCAAGAGCCAGTGGCTCCATGGCATCATCTCTTGTCTGGACATGGTGGTTGACGGGGACTGGGGGAGGTAGAGGAGAGAAAACGCCAGAGACGTCCCATGACCTGTGAGCTAACTCTACCTAGAAGGCATCGACCGATAAAGCCATTCCTGTATTGAGTCTCCATCTTTCCCATGATTCACTGGGGCAGAAACCAGCTTCGGCTTCTTTTTGGTGAGCCTTACTAGGTAACCTTGAGTAAGTTGACTTAACTCTCGGGGTTCCTGTTTCTCAGTGgtacaagagagagaaagatctcATTGACTCCCCTGAGATGTCTGAGGAGACTTGTAGATTGTAGGTTCCTCTTGTCTCTCCATCTATGAACCTCTGACCTCAGGATAGAGAGTTCAAGACCTGAGAGATTAGTGGCTGGCAAATGGCTCATTTCCCAGCTTCAGCAGTTTTTCTTGgtaggaagagggggaggggagaaaaggcaaaaggaagaagaatcagctTTTTGGAGTTTAGTAGATCTTAAGCAATTTCGTTAGTAAAAGTTTAACTAACAAGTAAAAAACTTTGCTTCGGGCATGTCATTGGGAAGCCTCCTCTTAGCACAGAATCCTGAGCCTCGCCTGTTTGAGCTCAGAAAGCCAGAGGTCACCTGACCAGCATCAGGCACCCAACATGTGGACTGCCAGGAATTTTTAGTAAAAACTTCATTTGGTGACTCGGAGTAGCAGCATAAGCAAGGCAGTCAGGAGCTGCTACCCAAGGACCTTTGGGGTAACTTGGGCCAGTGGGCTCTAATCAACAGGTGTGGCTTCTCTCTGGTCCTTGCATTTGAAGCTAAAATGTAATGAATTACATATTTACATTaacatctctccctctctttccctctccctccctccttcaccccctccctctctctctccccccctctccttttctctctctcccccctccctttctctctcccttcccctcttgctcccccatccctttctctctctctttctctctcctctctccctctccccttctctcccctctctccctcaatgttaaatgacttgcccagggtcacatagctaggaagtgtctgatgtcagattcgaacccaggatctcccatctgtaggcctggctctcaatccactcagccacccagctgtcctctcAAAGTGCTAACAAATAGGCAATGACAACCTTTAAAGGGGAGCTAGAAAGTCACAGAAAGTTTACAAGCATCTAGTGATGAAAAGTCTAGAGAATAAAGTGATCTCCAGGCTCTCTAGTCTCTTAAATAAAGTGCCAAATCCCCCCAGACATGGTAAATTTCTTGTGAAGGTACACATTCCTCTGGCCTAGGGGTTGTCAAACTGatagagggaaggaaacaagaagtAATGAAATACCTATTCTGTGCCAAGTAGTGTGTTAATCCCTTTACAGACATCTGATTTGACCCTCACAACTTCTCTGggaaataggtattattattattattctcattttacaattagagaaactgaggcagtattTAAGTGATTCgaccagagtcatacaactagtaaatgtctgaggtcaaatttgaactcaagtcttcctgactccaggactctGTGCACTGTGGCAACATCTtgtagccaagtcacttaatctctcggTGGCCCAGGTAGCTCTCTTAGCCTGGATGCTGAAGAGGTGATGTTGCTCCCCGAGTCTTAGGTCTCTCTACCCGTGAAATCCCAAGCTCAGCCCCACCCTTCCCTGGAAGGTTCTCCAAAAATATGTTTTACCAAAATAACCTTGTAGGGGACAAGGAAACATGTTTAGGAAGGTTCAGTGGATTTGTTCATCTGTGGTCATTATTCTAGGGAACAAGCAGACAGGTCATCCCTTTTTGTACATACACAGACATTTTAGAGGAAGGAGAtgagtctggagttcaaattgcaagagaaagagagagagacaatcagacagacagagaaagagagagggaaagagagggaaagggaaagagaaagagacacagagacagtgatagacactgagacagaaagagagacaaaggtggggaaagagagagagggagggagagggagagaaagacagagagggagagagaggaagacagagagagagggaaagggagagagagagggagtgagagaggaaaagggagagggaaagagagagaaagagagagagagtgaaagggaaagagagacagaaaaagagaccgacagacagagagggacagagggatgggggagaggaagggagagaaggagagagaggaagagggaaggagagagggagggagagcttTGATGAGAGGCAACTTTTCTCCTCTCTGGCAGGAACCCAAGCCTGAAGGGAAAAGCTAACctgtcctcctccttctctctccctccctcctgtcctGCCTCCTTTCCTCACCACCCCCTCATCATAAAACTAGACTGAGTCAGCCACTTCTAGCCCTTGTTTATTAACAGGCTCAGGCAGAAATGATCAGGTCCTTGGCCACAATCAGAGGAACAGAATATGGTCAGTTCAGAAAGGCTCTGAGCAATGATCAAATGATAACTGACCATTCTTCAGGCTGAGGGTTATGGATAGGAAGGAAGAGGCAACCTGCAGACCCTTCTGGGAAAGAACTGGGCCCTTCTGAGCTTCAccatttttctctgtaaaatgagagcactgGATAAGACAacctaaagttccttccagtttcGAGGGTCTTTGGGTCTTTGGGGATGGGACTAACCAGCTCCAATTCGGTTCCCTGTGTCTGTTGTCTCTCTTGACCCAGTTCCCTGAGTCAACACTGACATTGCCCAGATGGCTTTTTTCTCCTCGGGTTGAGGGGAGGCTGCGCTCTGTGAATGACCCTGACTCCTCCCCAGGATCCATCCACTTTAATCTCCCCCCTCTGGAGGGACTGCTGGATTTCATGGACAAGGGTCTCGAAAGCCAGAGTCACATTGCTGTTGGTCTTGGCTGAGGTCTCCAGGAACGACATGCCCCAAACTGCCGCTAAAGTTTCTGCTTCCTGGGTTGACACCTGACGAGCCTGCTGTAAGTCACACTTGTGGCCAACCAGCAAGAAGACCACCTTGTCTGAGCCCTGCACAGATGCCACCTCCTGGTACCAGTCTTCTACATGGTTAAAGGACTTCCTGTTGGTCACATCAAAGACTAGCAGGACACCCACAGTATTCCGGTAGAAGGACCGAGTGATGCTTctggggagggaagagacagagagaggtgagGTCTGGTACTCCCTAGCATCTTACCTTAGTGTCCCCATCCAAGGAGAACAGAAAACCCCTCTGTTAGAAGGAGACTGCCCAGAAACATCAGCAGAGAGATGAAGAGGCCTCCCCCAAACACTGTGAGCCCGTCTCCTCCCAAACTGGGCACCTGTGCCTGGAGTCCCTAGTCCTCAGGTTCTACTGGTCCCCCAAACCCCCTTTTCATCTGAAAAGCAGCCCCAGTTCTCCCTTCTCTGTCCTCACCTCTAAGCAAAATATAAGCAGCCGGCCACAAGTGAAGAAGGTTTCAGGGGCCATCATTGATGGGAACCTCCTCcttttagaggagaaaactgaaggggaagtgatttacccaaagtcacacagctaataaggggcAGCACCAGTCTCTCTTACAGCAAATCCAGGGCAGTGTCCTCTGAGAGAAAAGTTTTCATGACCTTCTTCATTGGGTGGCAAATGAAAATAAGGGCAGGGGGATTTGGTTTGGGGTTTATCTCTATATTATAAGCACCCAAAAGACCTGGGCTTCActttcctctgcaaaatgaggacaaAGGAATTCAGAGGTCCCATCTAGTTGTATGATTCACCCCCACCCTCACAGCCTTGCAGTCACTTCTTTTGTCCTCCCATTGTagaggggaagaaactgaggctaggaagGTTAGTAGCTTGGCCAAGGGCCCTTGGAAAATCAGTGGCAGAATTGTAGGCCACCATGATAGCCCTACTGCTTAAGCATCAAAGGGCCTGGGTGAGAATCCGATTCTGCCCCTCAGGTGCCCCTGTGACCTCGGACAAACGTCACTTCCCCTCCCTGACACCCCAGATTGCCCGTCTACAAAACGAGGGGCTGGAAATGGATGGTCtttagggtcccttccagctcccctCCAGTAGCAGCCCCAAATTCCGCCCTCACTCGGTTCTCCAGCCAGGCTTTGCTCCCTCACACCTGTAGCGCTCGTCCCCTGCAGTGTCCCAGAACTGCAGTTTGATCCTCGGACCCGAGGCCAGCTGCAGCATCTGGCTGTAGAACTCCACGCCAACGGTGGAGCTGGGGGGCGGATCAGCCCCAAAGTCTCCCTCGATGTAGCGCTGCAGAAGCGAAGTCTTGCCTACGTCCGCGTCCCCCAGCAGCAGGATGCGGAACTGGTGCTGGCTGGACGCCAGCTGGTACTCCCTGGTCATTGGGACTCAGAACTACGAGGGCCCAGTGGGGGGGACCCGAGGGAAGCCACTGAAGCAGGGGCAGACCGGGCCCACCCAGCCTAGTCTCCTCAACGCTGGGCGTCAGAGGAACCTAGAACCAAAGGGGAGGCTATGAGGTGAGCCTCCTAAAAGTGGGGTATTGGAGGAATCTAGAACCAATGGGGCAGACCCGAGCTAAGTCTCCTGAAAGTGGGGGGCTGGAGGAACCTGGAGCCCCAAACCGGGATGACCTGGGATAGACGGGGTAGACCTGAGCGCAGCAACAGCAGAGGGCGGCTTCGGGAGGAACCCAGGCTCGATGGGTGGCCAAGAGCGGTGCGGAGCAGCTGAAGCCTGGTCCCGGGAGCCACCTGGGGCAAACCCCGAACAGATGAGGACAGAGGAAACAGCGGGTCCACCAGCTGGAGTAAGACAGAGCCGAAGCAAAGTACCTGGTATTTATGAGCCGTGGGCCCCGCCCCAGGGTCCTCCCTCAGCAGGGAAGAAGCGTCTGTCCCTCCGGCTCTGGGATAATATTTCTCAGCGCTAGCAGGGTTCTTGGAGATTGTCCAGCCCAACATACTCATTTTCCAGGCAGAGAATCAGTCTGTCAATGGAGAATCATTTATTCGGCTTCCCTGGGCCAGTCTAAGGCGATGGAaagcctcagatgcctcagtctctaACCTCAGGAAAGGACTAGGTGGCCTCTGGGTTCTTCCTTGTTCTAGATCTGTAAAGGGATGAGCTTCTGGCTGTTTGGGATGGAAAATTGCTTCCCAGAGGTACCTCCTTGGCACCCAAATAATAATCTGGAGAGGCTATTCGGAACGCAAAACAGTTGCGGCTTTATTGACCGGAACGCAGGAGTAGAGACATTCTCTCGAGCTGCGCCCTCAAAAGCAATGCCCAGAAGACAACGCCCGCCCCCATTTACAGCGAAACATCCCACCCTCAGCCCGAAGGTCGGAGTCTGGTGCGTTTTAAATTGTACACAAGCCCCAAAACGTTTGTTGCCTGGAGCAGGGGGAAGACTGCCCCGGCTGTGACTCCTCCCAGGGGGACCGCTAGATTCTGTTGGGGGGAAAGGCGCCTGGCTTTTGGAAAGGAACTGGGGGAGGGAGCTGCGGCAGGCGGTCAGCCAGGGCAGACCGCCGTCCTTCTCACCTGGaagagagtggggggagggacCAAGCGGTGGCTGGGGATTTCCCAAAAGGTGAGGCGTTCTAGCTTCTAATTGCTAACTGGGTCCTAAATGACAACTCCAGGTTTCTCTCTCAGGCCAAGATTAAGAGGCTTTGTATTCCCTTTGGAGGTGGGGCAATGCTGGTAGCGGAGAGAGACTGGCTTTCCTAACTTCTCCTGGGGCCCTAGGGCAGGGATTTGCAGATAGTCATCTTGCTAGCTATTGCTTTGAGAAGAACACATTATTTTCTCACTCCACTCATAGCTAAGAGTCTTGATGTCAGCTGGAGATAAAGACAACCCGTCCTGAAGGGAAAAGTCACATTTCACAGGGAGCCTGGCTCAAAGCTCAACTGGATGGACAACTGCCTGGAGGGGGAAGCAAGACAACCAGAAGCCCTTCCCAGTCCTCCTACTGCCTTCCCTCCCTGGATTGTCTCCATTTTAAACTGTGgaaatcttgtttgtacataattgttcccagatctctctctctctttagtaTCCTCACTGCTTAGTATaatgcagtgatggtgaacctatagcatggATTCCAAAAATGGCACAcaaagcactctctgtgggctTGTGAGCCACCCCCCCACCtatgttactagaaaggcagagctgctcccttccccctctccactgtgtctgagaacattcctcacttcaccacccctctgcctagcagcccaatgggagcacttcctccctctccagaCTGGGGTAAGAGGGTGTTGGGGTGgcaggcactccatctctaaaaggtttgcagTCACTGGtgtagtgtctagcacatagtagatgtttaagcTCTGCTTTTAGCTTATTGGCTGGCTGGATGAGAGAGGCATGCCCCAGAGAAGTCCACCAAGACCCAGGTGAACTCCAGAAGGGCTGCTAGCCTCCACTGAACCTTTAAAAGCATTCTTTTGGAGCCTTTATTCTTTTCTGGTTTGGGAGGGCTACTCCATCCTTCCCGTCCACTTCCCTGCTCTTCTGGACTccactgataaaaaagaaaaacagaatttttgGAACATAGAAGCACCAGACAAAACAGATTCCTATATCAGCCAAGTCCAGAAATATGTCTTATTCTACATTTTGAGTTCATCACCTCTGACTTCCTCACTAGCCCTCAGCAGGCTGGTCAGCTGTTGGATGCCTCCCAGATTTGACATCAGTGGAGAATAACAAGGGAGTAGGCCCAAGAGCAGAAGGGCACCCAAAATAATGGGGGGCAGCTTTCCACAGTAATAGAAACATCCCCATTGTGCAGAACCTGGATGGCCAGATTCAGGGCAGAAGGTGGCTTTCTGCTTAGGAAGAAGGTGCCCTAGTTAGCATAACTAACTGAGAGAAATTAATTATAAGTCTACTAGAGGAAAGGGGGTCTTTAATCTGGTTCAATTGTCCTAAATGTAATTAATGTTGATTAATTACCTACCTGACTAAATATATAACTAATCAATATGAATAAATGTctaaaagaaaatcactttgcctATGCAGTCACCCTAAACTGAATAATTCAGATTGTAAATAACCTAGGagatagatttaaaaaatcattcatttctcaCAAACATCTCCCTGGGACATCACTTGTCTATAAACAATATCTGAGGAATTTTGTTGATAGATTGGGGAGTCACATGATCATAtctgttaataaacatttattaatactaGACATTATAGTAATATAGTAATTGTATATTAAATACtatattaaatgtatttattgtgttatataatataattacatatttattttattatattaacataatatacttatatatttaaatacatcatattacatataattaatttCTGGGAACCATCAGGGCACGTGCCTTGACAGAGTTAtacatggtagctaaggaggccactgtaaaggataattttagcattgtgacctaaactatattagtcactggtcaccatgggatatcccaaattaaaaaaaaaaatcagctgaaaatttatggtaatttaattaatatagtggatagaaattaaaaagaagggagagggaaagggtgtaggatttctcctgcctggcttgtgccaggggggaAGATTAGAagctctaggaagataaagttttggagagtaaaggaggaagtaATCAGCCTGAAGTctaagagggctcagccaagatggctgaacctgaattagctcaagggcaaactcactgccaaaacccagacaaatccCTGCCACCACaacaagatgtcagaatgcttagcacactgccagccagggACACTTCTccggggaaagagacagacaagagGAAGTCCCGTGGAAAAAAACCTAGACGATTCTACCTCCATTTCCTGTGTCTCCTCTGCACTAATCAtagcctaagcttgacttaggacagcccagaggtctgtcagctgtttctgatttgtcaatttctctatcaaaggccatccacCTAAATGCTCAATCTTCAAGCATGGTTACAGACATTCCggattttgttagacaaagtagggtggaataatgcaAAGTTCTCaagacatccctgattttgttagaataagcatcttcattgttacaaatcaggagatgGCTAAATCCAAtttggcccttggcaagatgtgattgcccactcagtcccccttgcataacttctctcatcaatatcccttacctatggaattgacatgattatcatTCCCCCTAGTTCCAGAAGGAATagtgcaagagcaaaatacctgtaccctaattctctaaaacatcaccaaaagatcagaccctcaaacccaatcccaaaagactaccatgggttaacttttacttaggtacataactCCCAGTAAAATtgcagctacaagccaagcccagaactttcccattCACAGAAACTTACCtttcaacctcaatgatatgattgttgaattgtctttaagaacttctgattgattactTCTAATatgtaaatttccttgattgtttataagctcaaaaactcctcacagggtaatgagaaattAAGCCACCTATgataaaatcatttatcttgtgtgaaacctttatgctgacaagaatctgtaatcacaatacaagaatacagaatgttaattaagtgatttgttaaaagttaatgtatcactattccaattatctctatttagatatgtgtgttaggtaatgtatctgtgtgccaagaaaatgggtataaaaataaacatcaaaccTGGGGATGTCGGAGCAattatcagatgcaaagcattcccatggctgtaaagatacagctgtcttccatttgttattttcttgactgatcattcgccacctgttgggaactcctggagtcatgagtgaggctggaccttgcccgaggcaattaataatacaatatattaatatgttgtattaattatataatattatatatgtgtgccagccactgtgctgaTACAAGGATACtaaggatacaaacacaaaaaagatAGTGCCTGCCCTCAATAAGCTTATGATCTGAGGGAGCCAAAATGCAAAAGAGAGCCAAAAAGTAAGGGGTGAGGAGGTATAGAAGGTACCTGACCCCCACCAGGGACTTGGTGGAGAAATCAAAGAAGTTCCAGAGCAGTCAGCCAAGAGAAAATAAGACGTCTGAGCTGGTCTCCccttaaatggaggtttgggTGACACCTTCCCCAAAACTGAACCTATGCCAGAGCCTAAAACCCTCACAGTCTGATGTAGAGAAGCAGATATCAAATGCATCCCTTTTAGACCACAGCACAATAAATATTATGTTCAGTCAAGGGAAGcagaaagaaagactaaaaatgaattggaaattaactaatttttaaaaaatcctttaccttccaccttagaatcaatactatgtattacttccaaggcagaagagtgtaagggctaggcaatgtgggttaagtaacttaccctgATCTGaggcagtgtctgaggcatgtgatatggaaatcacattaaaagactgatatatattaatttaaggtcgccaagaaattcagctatgtaattcctaaatgaaaactcaagtcagcaatcaaccttttatggagtttttaattactaacaggaggaagaaaggtatgagagagagagagagagagagagagagagagagagagagagagagagagagagagagagagagagagagagagagagagagagagagagagagagagagagagagagagagagagagagagagagagagagagagagagagagagagagagagagagagagagaaaggggagagaagggaatagggcttaaatatcccctctgcttaggttgggccaaaggcccaaggccttggatagccgaggcaaagaaaagagatcagtccctatcactcatgtgaccaaaatggagaaacagtctcagggcctccactccaagcaaccagcctccaacaacctcctttcctccacacaggaagtccccagactcctcagctgtcctctacctcacttcctgtgtctcccctgtgccaatggtggctctagcttaacccaggaccgcccagaggtctgtcccctttgcacatgtctgttgaaggccatattctcaaataattaaatcttgagctttgcttcagcccttcctaaatcctgttaccctgagtagggtggagattgtagtttccaagacctgattctgtcattccaagtatctccattgttattgattaggaaatacccaaatcccatcctctaaagaatggtttgaacagggttgagtagttttgaaattcacaggcaagatttgaacccaggacctcctgtctctaggcctggctctcaatccactgagccacccaactgctttgaaattaattaatttataattagctttatttattaatctattaaaataatttaaattatttttaaataaattattaatttgttaataaaaattaattagaaactcaCTCTAAAGAATGAgttggtcaaagaataaatcataagcacaatcaataatttcattaaaaagaataacaACATGGAGACAACATCCCAAAATTTCTGGGATttagccaaagcagtatttagagggaaatgtatatctctaaaaccttaataaaagcaaaatagagaaagagcaagaATTGGCTGTACAATTAACtaacaattttagaaaatgaacaaatttaaaatgcccaattaagcaccaaattggaaatcctgaaaatcaaaggagagattaactccaggtctggtgctctatacaTTAGGCTATCTCGCTGTcctaatttttatatttctttgaattacCAGATTTTAGTACCACGTATGGCACCTAAAAGATTAATAAATTGTTGTTGAAAAAATGACCAACCAGAGTTCCAAAGgcctcatgatgaaacatgctgtcATTCTCCAGAAGGAGAGATGATGAACTCAATtcagactgaagcatattttcgGAGGGTCAGGACTAATTCAGAGATTTGTCTCACTTGACTACATGTAtgtaatgattttgtttttcttgctttctcagtgggtaAGTAGGTAGGAaggtaggagggaaagaattgggagctgaaaattaaataaaattggaaaatgttcattgtaaaagagaaatgatttacccaaagtcacagagattCCTCCAACTTTTGAAGacactggaaaggtaggagggaggcTAGGTTggtgctttctatgtgccagactctgtgctaagcacttcacaaatattatctcatttgatatgaCCTGTCCCCTTCTCCCAGAGGTCAATTAATCCtagccttcttccctctcccaaacTCAGAAGGAAAGAAGTTAGGGAAACAATATTGAGGGTTGATTATAGTTGGTGTGGTTCTCTCTGGAAGGGTATTTTGATTTCAGGACACTGGACTTTTCTATTCTCATCCTGTGGTTACCCTTCTGGTTCTCTCATTTGTAACCGGTTGTGTCTGTGTGTTCTGTGATGGGGTCTGTTCTATTTGGACCAAGCTCCTATTTGTAATAAACCCATGGATTAGCCTAGATGCCCTAAAGATACCCATTTTatacttgaagaaactgaggcagacctgtccaaggtcacacagctagtaagtatttgaattcagatttgaactcaagtctctgactccaagtctggttctCTACCCagtgcatatagtaggtgttgaataaatgct from Monodelphis domestica isolate mMonDom1 chromosome 4, mMonDom1.pri, whole genome shotgun sequence includes these protein-coding regions:
- the RAB42 gene encoding ras-related protein Rab-42, which gives rise to MTREYQLASSQHQFRILLLGDADVGKTSLLQRYIEGDFGADPPPSSTVGVEFYSQMLQLASGPRIKLQFWDTAGDERYRSITRSFYRNTVGVLLVFDVTNRKSFNHVEDWYQEVASVQGSDKVVFLLVGHKCDLQQARQVSTQEAETLAAVWGMSFLETSAKTNSNVTLAFETLVHEIQQSLQRGEIKVDGSWGGVRVIHRAQPPLNPRRKKPSGQCQC